A part of Antechinus flavipes isolate AdamAnt ecotype Samford, QLD, Australia chromosome 6, AdamAnt_v2, whole genome shotgun sequence genomic DNA contains:
- the CARNS1 gene encoding carnosine synthase 1 isoform X3 yields the protein MMRPDLARPVAAKDPEDEGCGEQHGDPELPPRGPLLGSWHQDVNLACKSCPEEGASRAWTTFYYDLLQSCLQQAGLPETGDRSLAPRPGCPGAEVTMCILGSPSSFFSVLLEGGAQSPGNSLLCLSPSWLSKVPVAGKPGDAALLVSKAVAFYPGGLSFLEEFAPPRRVTYFLGELGPRAGRGREAAELSRDLGCPAGGSAELARLLEDRLLARQLLAQSDKVAVPATLALTYKPPQQLRGQARAQSLWRVELSDKEGQRGLVEEEVETFLRLGALGEARQVAVKPGGWRWRGSRAMSLHPRSEPEAVVRAVLALLEKLEEEESVLVEAVCPPAHVLQPDAPGKLASQPELAIRACAVVCRTQGDRPLMSQVVCSVGRPEQPLRHQVALTQSLETALAACGLSEPATVEALRGRVREAAEAAFGAVLDFEASLSPEQRGGRQAQTDVLGVDLALTPVGPGGSLSPVLLELNSCLCLEACGLLEGQWSRRGLRSQWAAAGPLVETMLRRSARHLMEGKHLLVVGAGGYSKKFVWEAARDYGLKLHLVESDPNHFASQLVQTFIHFDVTEHRRDEENARHLAELVRARGLQLDGCLSYWDDCLVLTALLCKELGLRGCPPAAMSLAKQKSQTQSHLLRCRSPRWPAPSLYAVPCCPLEGPDDVERAARVVPLPGVMKLEFGAGAVGVRLVEDASQCRAHFAKISQDLQGEADHPGIGLGWGNAMLLMEFVAGTEHDVDLVLFSGRLLGAFVSDNGPTRLPGFTETAACMPTGLAPEREAQLIQAAYQCCLGCGLLDGVFNVEMKLTAAGPRLIEINPRMGGFYLRDWIQELYGVDLLLAAAMVACGIPPALPARPRPRACLVGVMCVVSQHLQALSSTASREALQALHERGLIRLNLLEEELVPGEYEEPYCSVACAGSSPAEARQRLLGLCQGLGIDSPNYPVAHFLSHFK from the exons ATGCGCCCAGACCTGGCCCGGCCCGTGGCCGCCAAAGACCCGGAGGACGAGGGCTGCGGGGAGCAGCACGGGGACCCGGAGCTGCCTCCCAGGGGGCCCCTGCTGGGCTCCTGGCATCAGGACGTGAACCTGGCTTGTAAGAGCTGCCCCGAGGAGGGCGCGTCCCGGGCGTGGACCACCTTCTACTACGACCTTTTACAGAGCTGCCTGCAGCAGGCCGGCCTGCCCGAGACGGGGGACCGCAGCCTAGCGCCTCGCCCAG GCTGCCCCGGGGCCGAGGTGACCATGTGCATTCTGGGCTCTCCCAGTTCCTTCTTCTCCGTGCTCCTGGAGGGCGGGGCCCAGAGCCCAG gAAACTCGCTGCTGTGTCTCTCTCCATCCTGGCTGAGCAAAGTGCCCGTGGCCGGAAAGCCGGGGGACGCGGCCCTTCTGGTCTCCAAGGCCGTGGCCTTCTACCCGGGGGGCCTCTCCTTCCTGGAGGAGTTCGCCCCCCCGAGGCGCGTCACCTACTTCCTGGGGGAGCTGGGGCCCAGGGCCGGCCGGGGCCGGGAGGCGGCGGAGCTGAGCCGGGACCTGGGCTGCCCCGCGGGGGGCTCGGCCGAGCTGGCCCGCCTCCTGGAGGACCGGCTGCTCGCCCGGCAGCTCCTGGCCCAGAGCGACAAGGTGGCGGTGCCCGCCACGCTGGCCCTGACCTACAAGCCCCCCCAGCAGCTGCGGGGCCAGGCGCGGGCCCAGAGCCTGTGGCGGGTGGAGCTCAGCGACAAAGAGGGGCAGCGGGGGCTGGTGGAAGAGGAAGTGGAGACCTTCCTGCGCCTGGGAGCCCTGGGAGAGGCCCGCCAG GTGGCAGTGAAGCCCGGGGGCTGGCGCTGGCGGGGGTCCCGGGCCATGAGCCTGCACCCGAGGTCCGAGCCGGAGGCCGTGGTGCGAGCCGTGCTGGCCCTGCTGGAGaagctggaggaggaggagagcgtCCTGGTGGAAGCCGTGTGTCCCCCGGCCCACGTCCTGCAGCCCGACGCCCCCGGGAAGCTCGCTTCCCAGCCAG AGCTGGCCATCCGGGCCTGTGCTGTCGTGTGCAGAACGCAGGGCGATCGGCCTCTCATGAGTCAG GTGGTGTGCAGCGTGGGCCGGCCAGAGCAGCCCCTGCGGCACCAGGTGGCCCTGACGCAGAGCCTGGAGACTGCCCTGGCGGCCTGCGGCCTCAGCGAGCCCGCCACGGTGGAAGCGCTGCGGGGCCGCGTGCGGGAGGCCGCCGAAGCCGCGTTCGGAGCCGTGCTGGACTTCGAGGCGTCTCTGAGCCCTGAGCAGCGGGGCGGCCGCCAGGCGCAGACCGACGTGCTGG GTGTGGACCTGGCGCTGACGCCCGTGGGTCCGGGAGGCTCCCTGAGCCCCGTGCTCCTGGAGCTCAACAGCTGCCTGTGCCTGGAGGCCTGCGGGCTCCTCGAGGGCCAGTGGAGCCGGCGGGGCCTGCGTTCCCAGTGGGCGGCCGCGGGGCCGCTGGTGGAGACCATGCTGCGGCGCTCGGCGCGCCACCTCATGGAGGGCAAGCACCTGCTGGTGGTGGGCGCCGGCGGCTACAGCAAGAAGTTCGTGTGGGAGGCGGCCCGGGACTACGGGCTCAAG CTACACCTGGTGGAGTCGGATCCCAATCACTTCGCCTCTCAGCTGGTGCAAACCTTCATCCACTTTGACGTGACGGAGCACCGGCGGGACGAGGAGAACGCGCGGCACTTGGCGGAGCTGGTTCGGGCCCGGGGCCTGCAGCTGGACGGCTGCCTCTCTTACTGGGACGACTGCCTGGTGCTGACGGCCCTGCTGTGCAAGGAGCTGGGCCTGCGCGGCTGCCCTCCGGCCGCCATGAGCCTGGCCAAGCAGAAGAGCCAGACGCAATCTCACCTGCTGCGCTGCCGCAGCCCGCGCTGGCCCGCCCCCTCCCTCTACGCCGTGCCCTGCTGCCCGCTGGAGGGCCCGGATGACGTGGAGCGCGCCGCGCGCGTGGTGCCCCTTCCCGGCGTCATGAAGCTGGAGTTCGGGGCGGGGGCCGTGGGCGTGCGCCTGGTGGAGGACGCCTCCCAGTGCCGGGCCCACTTCGCCAAGATCTCCCAGGACCTGCAGGGGGAGGCCGACCACCCGGGCATCGGGCTGGGCTGGGGCAACGCCATGCTGCTGATGGAGTTCGTGGCGGGCACGGAGCACGACGTGGACCTCGTGCTGTTCTCCGGGAGGCTGCTGGGGGCCTTCGTCTCGGACAACGGCCCCACGCGCCTCCCGGGCTTCACGGAGACGGCGGCCTGCATGCCCACGGGGCTGGCTCCGGAGCGGGAGGCCCAGCTGATCCAGGCGGCCTACCAGTGCTGCCTGGGCTGCGGCCTGCTGGACGGCGTCTTCAACGTGGAGATGAAGCTGACCGCGGCGGGGCCCCGGCTCATCGAGATCAACCCCCGCATGGGCGGCTTCTACCTGCGGGACTGGATCCAGGAGCTGTACGGCGTGGACCTGCTGCTGGCGGCCGCCATGGTGGCCTGCGGCATCCCGCCCGCGCTGCCCGCGCGCCCCAGGCCGCGGGCCTGCCTGGTGGGCGTCATGTGCGTGGTGTCCCAGCACCTGCAGGCGCTGAGCTCCACGGCCAGCCGCGAGGCGCTCCAGGCGCTGCACGAGCGCGGGCTCATCCGCCTCAACCTGCTGGAGGAGGAGCTGGTCCCCGGGGAGTACGAGGAGCCCTACTGCAGCGTGGCCTGCGCCGGCAGCAGCCCCGCCGAGGCCCGCCAGCGCCTGCTGGGCCTGTGCCAGGGGCTGGGCATCGACTCCCCGAACTACCCCGTGGCCCATTTCTTGTCCCATTTCAAATAG